The DNA segment TTTTTAAAACCAATTGGACATGACATACCTGAAGCAAGCTCACGGTGTACTTGTGATTCGGTAGTACGAGCACCAATCGCCCCCCAGCTCATGAGGTCGGCGATGTATTGCGGCGTAATCATATCCAAAAACTCACCAGCGGTTGGTAGGCCAAGATCATTAACGTTGAGCAGTAATTCACGTGCCATGCGTAGGCCATCGTTTAGCTTACAGCTATTGTCCATGTACGGGTCGTTGATCATCCCTTTCCAGCCAACAGTGGTGCGGGGTTTTTCGAAATAAACTCGCATTACTACTTCGAGATCTGCGCTAAGTTCTTCACGTAGCTTAACTAGGCGATTAGCGTATTCAATTGCCGCCTTAGGATCGTGAATCGAACAAGGACCAATGACTACTAATAAACGGTCATCTTTTCCCGTTAATATTTGGTGGGTCGTCTGACGCGCATCAAATACTGTTTTTGAAGCCTTAGTGCTTAGTGGAAATCGCTCTAATAGGGCAACAGGGGGTAACAGCTCTTTGATTTTTTCAATGTTGATGTCGTCAGTTTGGTAGTACATTAAGGTTCCTTAGTTTTTGCTCATTGTTTACTAATAATTGCGGATAGAACCCACACGGTAACTAAGGGAAAGG comes from the Psychrobium sp. MM17-31 genome and includes:
- the aroG gene encoding 3-deoxy-7-phosphoheptulonate synthase AroG yields the protein MYYQTDDINIEKIKELLPPVALLERFPLSTKASKTVFDARQTTHQILTGKDDRLLVVIGPCSIHDPKAAIEYANRLVKLREELSADLEVVMRVYFEKPRTTVGWKGMINDPYMDNSCKLNDGLRMARELLLNVNDLGLPTAGEFLDMITPQYIADLMSWGAIGARTTESQVHRELASGMSCPIGFKNGTDGTIKVAIDAIGAASAPHNFLSVTKYGHSAIVQTRGNEDCHIILRGGKEPNYSKSHIDAVNEQLTAAKLPNNIMVDFSHANSSKQFKRQMDVATDVCGQIAAGDKSLFGVMIESHLVEGRQDIVNGEAATYGQSVTDACIGWDDTEAVLRQLAAAVRDRRQA